From the genome of Pseudomonas yamanorum, one region includes:
- a CDS encoding TonB-dependent receptor plug domain-containing protein, with product MIRLRLALPLLLLPATDLLADSFERDDALKLPDVVISANRQVQARNDSSAANTVFTRDDIDRLQPTSVTDLLSRVPGVQVSQAGGRGSLASIYIRGTKSAQSLVLVDGQRIGNSTSGDSNLQHLNIQQIERVEVLRGSRSVIYGSDAIGGVIQIFTRRSNESGLQPRLHVGFGSNQTWGRSLGLSGGDEKTRFNLGASLDDTAGINRTYASYPSDRDHDAYRNQSTSFSLSHAFNDDLEAGVNVLDNRGKSEFDNSFSPQKPYSNFTVSSVSSYVDARINDVWKSRLEAGHSENREETRDKLSTERSVFNTYRNSLNWQNDLTLNEQNSLILGGDWYEDQVNSSAQLNEDSRWNRAAFIQHRFQAQSFSTELGLRRDQNQQFGGHNSWSGTFTLPLNPDNDLLLSYSEGFRAPTFNDLYFPDFNREKSSNPNLKPETSKSYEIQWRSQLSDTSRLEASLYRTDLNDAIVFDGNVPQNVSSARINGFEAALKQELLGWQSSLGIALIDPRDRDTGRTLARRAKRTLSLDLDRQFDQFGVGASWQAVSSSYNDAANQQRLGGYGLLGLRGSWAVNREISLEMKLDNLLNKAYSRALYQYQGRQYGYREEGRALMFGVTWTPEL from the coding sequence ATGATCCGCCTTCGCCTCGCCCTGCCCCTTCTGTTACTGCCAGCCACCGACCTGCTCGCCGACAGCTTCGAACGCGACGACGCCCTCAAGCTGCCCGACGTGGTGATCAGCGCCAACCGCCAGGTCCAGGCGCGCAACGATAGCAGTGCCGCCAACACCGTCTTTACCCGCGACGACATCGACCGCCTGCAACCCACCAGCGTGACCGACCTGCTGAGCCGCGTGCCCGGCGTACAGGTTTCACAAGCCGGTGGCCGTGGCAGCCTGGCAAGCATTTACATTCGTGGCACCAAATCGGCCCAAAGCCTGGTGTTGGTCGATGGCCAGCGCATTGGCAACTCGACCTCCGGCGACAGCAACCTGCAGCACCTGAACATCCAACAGATCGAACGGGTGGAAGTGCTGCGCGGTTCGCGATCGGTGATCTACGGCAGCGATGCGATTGGCGGGGTGATTCAGATCTTTACCCGGCGCAGCAACGAGTCCGGCCTGCAACCCCGCCTGCATGTGGGTTTTGGCAGCAACCAGACGTGGGGCCGCAGCTTGGGCCTGTCCGGCGGTGACGAGAAAACCCGCTTCAACCTCGGCGCCAGCCTGGATGACACCGCCGGGATCAATCGCACGTATGCCTCGTACCCCAGCGACCGCGACCATGACGCCTATCGCAACCAGTCCACCAGTTTCAGCCTGAGCCATGCCTTCAACGATGACCTCGAAGCGGGTGTGAACGTGCTGGATAATCGTGGCAAAAGCGAATTCGACAACTCGTTCTCCCCGCAAAAGCCCTATTCCAACTTCACCGTAAGCAGCGTCAGCAGCTATGTCGACGCGCGCATCAATGACGTGTGGAAGTCCCGGCTGGAAGCGGGCCACAGCGAAAACCGCGAAGAAACCCGGGACAAGCTCAGCACCGAACGCAGCGTGTTCAACACCTACCGCAACTCGCTGAACTGGCAAAACGACCTGACCCTCAATGAGCAGAACAGCCTGATCCTGGGCGGCGACTGGTACGAGGACCAGGTCAACAGCAGCGCCCAGCTCAATGAGGACAGTCGCTGGAACCGCGCCGCATTTATCCAGCACCGTTTCCAGGCCCAATCTTTCTCCACAGAACTGGGCTTGCGCCGCGACCAGAACCAACAGTTCGGCGGCCACAACAGCTGGAGCGGCACCTTCACCCTGCCTCTCAATCCGGACAATGATCTGTTGCTGAGCTACAGCGAGGGCTTTCGCGCGCCGACGTTCAATGACCTGTATTTCCCGGACTTCAACCGCGAAAAAAGCAGCAATCCGAACCTCAAACCGGAAACCTCGAAAAGCTATGAAATACAGTGGCGCAGCCAGCTCAGCGACACCAGCCGACTGGAGGCCTCGCTGTACCGGACCGACCTGAATGACGCGATCGTATTCGACGGTAACGTCCCGCAAAACGTCAGCTCCGCGCGCATCAACGGCTTCGAAGCGGCGCTCAAGCAAGAGCTGCTCGGCTGGCAAAGCAGCCTCGGCATCGCGCTGATCGACCCACGGGACCGCGACACCGGGCGCACACTGGCCCGTCGAGCCAAGCGCACCCTGAGCCTGGACCTGGATCGCCAATTCGATCAGTTCGGCGTCGGCGCCAGCTGGCAAGCGGTGAGCAGCAGCTACAACGATGCGGCGAACCAGCAACGCCTGGGCGGGTACGGTTTACTCGGTCTACGGGGCAGTTGGGCGGTAAATCGTGAGATCAGCCTGGAAATGAAGCTCGATAACCTGCTGAACAAAGCCTACAGCCGGGCGCTGTATCAGTATCAAGGCCGGCAATATGGCTACCGGGAAGAAGGCCGGGCGCTGATGTTCGGGGTGACCTGGACACCGGAGCTCTAA
- the dxs gene encoding 1-deoxy-D-xylulose-5-phosphate synthase, translating into MPTTFQEIPRKRPATPLLDRANTPAGLRRLGEAELETLADELRLELLYTVGQTGGHFGAGLGVIELTIALHYVFDTPDDRLVWDVGHQAYPHKILTGRRERMASLRQKDGIAAFPRRSESEYDTFGVGHSSTSISAALGMAIAARLQNSDRKAIAVIGDGALTAGMAFEALNHAPEVNANMLVILNDNDMSISRNVGGLSNYLAKILSSRTYASMREGSKKVLSRLPGAWEIARRTEEYAKGMLVPGTLFEELGWNYIGPIDGHDLPTLIATLRNMRDLKGPQFLHIVTKKGKGFAPAEVDPIGYHAITKLEPLNAPAAAPKKASGPKYSGVFGEWLCDMAAADPRLVGITPAMKEGSDLVEFSERFPLRYFDVAIAEQHAVTFAAGMACEGAKPVVAIYSTFLQRGYDQLIHDVAVQNLDVLFAIDRAGLVGEDGPTHAGSFDLSYLRCIPGMLVMTPSDENELRKMLSTGHLYNGPAAVRYPRGNGPNAVIEKDLEPIEIGKGIVRRQGSNVALLVFGVQLAEALKVAEKIDATVVDMRFVKPLDEALVREIAGSHALLVTLEENAIMGGAGAAVSEFLARENILKSVLHLGLPDVYVEHAKPAQMLAECGLDEAGIEASVRQRMALLGL; encoded by the coding sequence ATGCCCACGACGTTCCAAGAGATTCCCCGCAAGCGCCCGGCCACGCCCCTGCTGGACCGTGCCAACACGCCAGCCGGTCTGCGCCGCCTGGGTGAAGCCGAGCTGGAAACCCTGGCCGATGAGTTGCGCCTGGAATTGCTCTACACGGTCGGCCAGACCGGTGGGCATTTCGGTGCCGGCCTGGGCGTCATCGAGCTGACCATTGCGCTGCATTACGTGTTCGACACCCCGGACGACCGGCTGGTGTGGGACGTGGGTCATCAGGCCTATCCGCACAAGATCCTCACCGGACGCCGCGAGCGCATGGCCAGCCTGCGCCAGAAGGACGGCATCGCCGCCTTCCCGCGTCGCTCCGAGAGCGAGTACGACACCTTTGGCGTCGGCCACTCCAGCACCTCCATCAGTGCAGCGCTGGGCATGGCCATTGCCGCCCGCCTGCAGAACAGTGATCGCAAGGCGATTGCGGTGATCGGTGATGGCGCGTTGACCGCCGGCATGGCCTTCGAGGCGCTGAACCACGCGCCGGAAGTGAACGCCAACATGTTGGTAATCCTCAACGACAACGACATGTCGATCTCGCGCAATGTCGGTGGCCTGTCGAATTACCTGGCAAAAATCCTCTCCAGCCGCACTTACGCCAGCATGCGTGAAGGCAGCAAAAAGGTGCTCTCGCGTTTGCCCGGCGCGTGGGAAATTGCCCGTCGTACCGAAGAATATGCCAAGGGCATGCTGGTTCCCGGCACCCTGTTCGAAGAGCTGGGCTGGAACTACATCGGCCCGATCGACGGCCACGACCTGCCAACCCTGATCGCGACCCTGCGCAACATGCGTGACCTTAAAGGCCCGCAGTTCCTGCACATCGTCACCAAAAAAGGCAAAGGCTTCGCCCCGGCGGAAGTCGACCCGATTGGTTACCACGCGATCACCAAGCTTGAACCGCTGAACGCCCCGGCTGCTGCGCCCAAGAAAGCCAGCGGGCCGAAGTACTCTGGTGTGTTTGGCGAATGGTTGTGCGATATGGCCGCCGCCGATCCACGCCTGGTGGGCATCACCCCGGCGATGAAGGAAGGTTCCGACCTGGTGGAATTCAGCGAGCGTTTCCCGCTGCGCTATTTCGACGTGGCCATCGCCGAGCAACACGCGGTGACCTTCGCCGCCGGCATGGCCTGTGAAGGCGCCAAGCCGGTAGTCGCGATCTACTCCACGTTCCTGCAACGTGGTTATGACCAGTTGATTCATGACGTCGCGGTGCAGAACCTCGACGTGTTGTTCGCCATCGACCGTGCCGGTTTGGTGGGCGAAGACGGCCCGACCCACGCCGGCAGCTTCGACCTGTCGTACCTGCGCTGCATCCCCGGTATGCTGGTGATGACCCCAAGCGACGAGAACGAACTGCGCAAGATGCTCAGCACCGGCCACCTGTACAACGGCCCGGCGGCTGTGCGTTACCCGCGGGGCAACGGCCCGAATGCCGTGATCGAAAAGGACCTTGAGCCTATCGAGATCGGCAAGGGCATCGTGCGTCGCCAGGGCAGCAACGTTGCCTTGCTGGTGTTCGGCGTGCAATTGGCTGAAGCCTTGAAAGTGGCCGAGAAGATCGACGCCACGGTGGTGGACATGCGCTTCGTCAAACCACTGGACGAAGCCCTGGTGCGCGAGATCGCCGGCAGCCATGCGCTGCTGGTGACCCTTGAAGAAAACGCCATCATGGGCGGCGCCGGTGCGGCAGTCAGTGAGTTCCTGGCGCGGGAGAACATCCTCAAGTCGGTGCTGCATCTGGGCTTGCCGGACGTGTATGTCGAGCATGCCAAACCGGCGCAGATGCTGGCCGAGTGTGGGCTGGATGAAGCGGGGATTGAAGCTTCGGTTCGTCAGCGCATGGCCCTGCTGGGCCTGTAG
- the ispA gene encoding (2E,6E)-farnesyl diphosphate synthase — MIDAYQAGSQARVNAALEPLFVAPSPELNRLYEAMRYSVMNGGKRVRPLLAYAACEALGAQAEEANGAACAVELIHAYSLVHDDLPAMDDDDLRRGQPTTHKAFDEACAILAGDGLQSLAFSALLDPRLSNVNAEIRLRMVTALALAAGPAGMVGGQAIDLGSVGLKLDQKALEYMHRHKTGALIEAAVHLGALASGRAEAAQLAALQTYARAIGLAFQVQDDILDVESDTATLGKRQGADIARDKPTYPSLLGLEAAKTYALELRDQALDALRPFDAAAEPLRDLARYIVERRH; from the coding sequence ATGATCGACGCTTATCAGGCCGGCAGCCAGGCCCGGGTCAATGCTGCGCTGGAACCGCTGTTTGTCGCGCCCAGCCCTGAGCTGAACCGCCTGTATGAGGCCATGCGTTACAGCGTGATGAACGGTGGCAAGCGCGTTCGCCCCTTGCTCGCCTACGCGGCTTGCGAAGCACTCGGCGCTCAGGCGGAGGAAGCCAACGGCGCCGCCTGCGCGGTGGAGTTGATCCACGCTTATTCCCTGGTACACGACGATTTGCCGGCGATGGACGATGACGATCTGCGTCGCGGCCAGCCCACTACCCATAAAGCCTTTGATGAAGCCTGTGCGATTCTCGCCGGTGACGGCCTGCAAAGCCTGGCGTTCAGCGCTCTGCTGGACCCGCGCCTGAGCAACGTCAACGCCGAGATCCGCTTGCGCATGGTTACCGCGCTGGCACTGGCCGCAGGCCCTGCCGGCATGGTCGGCGGCCAGGCAATTGACTTGGGCTCGGTCGGTTTGAAGCTCGATCAAAAAGCCTTGGAATACATGCACCGCCACAAGACCGGCGCGCTGATCGAAGCCGCCGTGCACCTCGGCGCCCTGGCCAGTGGCCGTGCCGAAGCCGCGCAACTGGCGGCGCTGCAAACCTACGCGCGGGCCATCGGCCTGGCTTTCCAGGTGCAGGACGATATTCTCGACGTTGAAAGTGATACCGCAACCCTCGGCAAACGCCAGGGTGCCGATATCGCACGGGACAAGCCGACTTATCCTTCACTGCTCGGCCTGGAAGCCGCCAAGACTTACGCGCTGGAGCTGCGGGATCAGGCCCTGGATGCCCTGCGACCTTTCGACGCGGCTGCCGAGCCACTGCGTGACCTGGCGCGGTATATCGTCGAACGTCGCCACTGA
- a CDS encoding exodeoxyribonuclease VII small subunit → MARKKVALDFEQSLADLQTLVERMENGELSLEDSLTAFEQGIGLTRDCQSALAQAEQKVQVLLERDGELAEEPFDAEQPE, encoded by the coding sequence ATGGCCCGCAAAAAAGTTGCACTCGATTTCGAACAATCCCTCGCTGACCTGCAAACCCTGGTCGAGCGTATGGAGAACGGCGAGTTGTCGCTGGAAGACTCGTTGACCGCATTCGAGCAAGGCATCGGACTGACCCGCGACTGCCAGAGCGCCCTGGCGCAGGCGGAGCAGAAGGTCCAGGTGTTGCTGGAGCGCGACGGGGAGTTGGCCGAAGAACCTTTCGATGCGGAACAGCCTGAATGA